A region of Mugil cephalus isolate CIBA_MC_2020 chromosome 3, CIBA_Mcephalus_1.1, whole genome shotgun sequence DNA encodes the following proteins:
- the LOC125005967 gene encoding beta-1,3-galactosyltransferase 1-like: protein MLNFRRLCLRSHRFYFVVFLVFGACFMFYYMDVNEVVPERDFKWIKAVRNHGLNINADNRTDSRSTSEPNTAAESQNMTSTQEADPSTPQQTAHPSVVDQNPAVPDVSLRPYLVEYPYKYNFLMNEPQRCEQEKPFLVLMVPVAPHNRKHRDVIRSTWGGQSSVLGKELRLFFLLGLQTGDGAELLREQLLQESKEHRDLIQSDFLDCYKNLTIKTMVMLEWLDSYCSSASYAMKIDSDMFLNVPNLIKMLLEAPETNYMTGLVEYEGGVCRDKYSKWYIPEELYSEPVLPHYALGLGYVLSLDLPKKLVEASRHVRALYIEDVYLGLCMKHAGIRPTDPPSGNYFHFFPKPYSRCAFSQIVTTTINEYMDRIWLWIDFNRPGPYC, encoded by the coding sequence ATGCTGAACTTCAGGAGATTGTGTCTTCGTTCCCATCGGTTCTACTTTGTGGTTTTTCTGGTGTTTGGagcatgtttcatgttttactaCATGGACGTAAATGAAGTAGTGCCTGAGAGGGACTTTAAATGGATCAAAGCTGTCAGAAATCATggattaaatattaatgcagACAACAGGACTGATTCTAGATCTACATCTGAGCCCAACACTGCTGCTGAGAGTCAGAACATGACATCAACACAGGAGGCCGACCCCTCTACACCACAGCAGACTGCACATCCTTCAGTGGTGGATCAGAACCCAGCTGTTCCTGATGTATCTCTTAGACCATACTTAGTGGAATACCCCTACAAGTACAACTTCCTCATGAATGAGCCTCAGAGATGTGAGCAGGAGAAGCCCTTCTTGGTCCTCATGGTCCCTGTGGCCCCCCACAACCGGAAGCACAGAGACGTGATCCGCAGCACCTGGGGAGGCCAGAGCTCGGTCCTGGGCAAAGAGCTGAGGCTGTTCTTCCTGCTGGGGCTGCAGACCGGAGACGGGGCCGAGCTGCTGcgagagcagctgctgcaggagagcAAAGAGCACCGAGACCTGATCCAGAGCGACTTCCTGGACTGCTACAAGAACCTGACCATCAAGACCATGGTGATGCTGGAGTGGCTGGACTCTTACTGCTCCAGCGCATCTTACGCCATGAAGATCGACTCAGACATGTTTCTGAATGTCCCAAACCTCATCAAGATGCTCCTAGAGGCTCCAGAGACAAACTACATGACTGGACTTGTGGAATATGAAGGTGGAGTGTGTAGAGATAAATACTCTAAGTGGTACATACCTGAGGAGCTTTACTCTGAACCAGTGTTGCCACATTATGCTCTGGGTCTGGGCTACGTTTTATCTTTAGACCTCCCAAAAAAGCTGGTGGAGGCATCCAGACACGTTAGAGCTCTCTACATTGAAGATGTGTATCTGGGTTTGTGCATGAAGCATGCAGGGATCCGTCCCACTGACCCTCCAAGTGGGAACTACTTCCACTTTTTTCCAAAGCCGTACAGCCGCTGTGCTTTCTCCCAGATAGTCACCACCACAATCAATGAATACATGGACAGAATATGGCTTTGGATAGACTTTAACAGACCTGGCCCGTACTGCTGA